One region of Bactrocera neohumeralis isolate Rockhampton chromosome 5, APGP_CSIRO_Bneo_wtdbg2-racon-allhic-juicebox.fasta_v2, whole genome shotgun sequence genomic DNA includes:
- the LOC126759406 gene encoding probable ATP-dependent RNA helicase DDX10, which yields MKIKAKKHDGSTSVARTDREIQELKQKYESMPLENEIKKFVDMPLSQKTLKGLLDSKYVVPTEIQRKSILTALIGKDLMGTAITGSGKTLAFLIPVIEHLYLNKWSRTDGVCAIVISPTRELAYQIFETLKRIGRYHDFSAGLIIGGKNLKFERSRMDQCNILICTPGRLLQHMDENPLFNATTIEMLVLDEADRCLDMGFEETINAIIEHFPTDRQTLLFSATQTNNVKDIARLNLLDPIFIGEKSKSEDIIPELLQQNYVVMELEDKITMLWSFIKNHLKQKIIVFFTSCKQVKYVFEIFCKLRPGTSLLALYGTLHQDRRIAIYNDFTRKSNVVLFATDIASRGLDFPTVNWVVQMDCPEDSVQYIHRAGRTARNKARGESLLVLTPSEEQGMIKELEDKNIHIKKIHIDPKKLFSPRLKIEAALAQNTELKASAQRAFVSYIKSIFLMKNKQIFNVFQLNLENYAKSLGLIVTPRVRFLERLLKKKGSETEMVNESNDFVHEDSDNDDDFLKVKRVDHDLGNNLDDVTLELPKKNKILTKAAAAKKAIRKKIAPNEKMNFDDDGNVIIDNMKQLRSELPEEYENKEGGINIEIAKKVISQEDKYDKERFRQLVKQRHKLQKEKLKKHTDENLQSNSAESESEDDVDLSWLPDPDKIYDSNRKADETETTEMSLSDDDDSEEPSSKKAKFTSKLTLNDAESIVAQLLSNTV from the exons ATGAAAATCAAAGCTAAAAAGCATGATGGTTCTACCAGCGTGGCTCGCACTGATAGGGAAATACAAGAATTGAAGCAAAAGTATGAATCGATGCCgcttgaaaatgaaataaaaaaatttgtggatATGCCTTTATCTCAAAAAACACTAAAGGGCTTACTGGACTCCAAATATGTTGTCCCGACAGAGATTCAAAGGAAAAGTATATTGACAGCATTAATTGGAAAAGATTTAATGGGAACTGCGATTACTGGAAGTGGGAAGACTCTTGCCTTCTTGATACca GTTATCGAACACTTATATCTAAACAAATGGTCACGCACCGATGGAGTATGCGCGATTGTTATTTCTCCCACTCGTGAACTAGCGTATCAAATATTCGAGACATTGAAACGAATAGGAAGATATCATGATTTCTCGGCTGGCTTGATAATTGGTGGAAAGAACTTGAAGTTTGAACGAAGTAGAATGGATCAATGCAATATATTGATATGTACACCTGGTAGACTGCTGCAGCATATGGATGAAAATCCCTTATTTAATGCAACTACCATTGAAATGTTAGTGTTAGACGAAGCAGATAGATGCTTGGATATGGGATTTGAAGAAACTATTAATGCAATAATCGAACATTTTCCAACCGACCgtcaaactttattattttctgccacacaaacaaataacGTAAAAGATATTGCAAGACTCAATTTGCTGGATCCAATTTTTATCGGAGAAAAGTCAAAATCTGAAGACATAATCCCAGAGTTGTTACAGCAAAACTACGTTGTGATGGAATTGGAGGATAAAATTACGATGTTATGgtcatttataaaaaatcatctcaaacaaaaaattatcgtTTTTTTTACCAGTTGCAAACAGGTAAAATacgttttcgaaattttttgtaaactacgACCGGGTACAAGCTTACTTGCACTTTACGGAACCCTACATCAGGATCGAAGAATTGCAATATATAATGATTTTACACGAAAAAGTAATGTTGTACTATTTGCCACTGATATCGCATCGCGAGGGCTAGATTTTCCTACAGTCAATTGGGTTGTGCAAATGGATTGCCCAGAAGACTCAGTTCAATATATTCATAGAGCGGGAAGAACTGCTAGAAATAAAGCACGTGGAGAAAGTCTCCTGGTCCTAACACCGTCTGAAGAACAAggtatgataaaagaattggaggacaagaatatacatattaaaaaaatacatatagatCCGAAAAAGCTATTTTCGCCCAGACTGAAGATAGAAGCCGCATTGGCCCAAAACACTGAATTAAAAGCATCAGCACAGCGAGCTTTTGTATCCTATATTAAATCCATATTCCTAATGAAGaataaacagatttttaatGTATTTCAGTTAAATCTTGAAAACTATGCCAAATCATTAGGACTCATTGTTACGCCCCGTGTTCGGTTTTTGGAGCGtctattaaagaaaaaaggTTCGGAGACTGAAATGGTAAATGAATCAAATGATTTTGTACACGAAGATTCAGACAACGATGACGATTTCCTTAAAGTTAAACGAGTCGACCATGATCTGGGTAACAATTTGGACGATGTTACTCTGGAACTGCccaagaaaaacaaaatcttgACGAAAGCTGCGGCTGCAAAAAAAgcgataagaaaaaaaatagctCCAAATGAGAAAATGAATTTCGATGATGATGGAAACGTCATAATTGATAATATGAAACAGTTGCGTTCTGAACTTCCCGAAGAATATGAAAACAAAGAAGGTGGAATAAACATTGAGATAGCGAAAAAAGTTATATCACAAGAAGATAAATACGACAAAGAAAGATTTAGACAACTTGTTAAGCAACGCCACAAATTACAGaaggaaaagttgaaaaaacatACAGATGAAAATTTACAAAGCAATTCCGCTGAAAGTGAAAGCGAAGACGACGTCGACTTATCCTGGTTGCCTGATCCAGATAAAATATATGATTCGAATCGTAAGGCAGACGAAACCGAAACAACTGAAATGAGTTTAAGTGATGATGATGATTCGGAAGAGCCATCtagtaaaaaagcaaaatttactTCCAAACTCACTTTGAATGACGCCGAATCAATCGTTGCCCAACTTTTATCAAATACAGTATAA
- the LOC126759488 gene encoding thymosin beta: protein MASPALKDLPKVAENLKSQLEGFNTDKLKNASTHEKIVLPTAEDVAAEKTQQSLISGIATFDPSNLKHTETNEKNPLPDKEAIDQEKEKNQLIAGIENFDSKKLKHTETCEKNPLPTKEVIEEEKKA, encoded by the exons atgGCATCGCCTGCACTTAAAGACCTCCCAAAAGTAGCTGAGAATTTAAAAAGTCAACTTGAAGGCTTTAATACTGATAAACTAAAGAATGCTAGTACTCATGAAAAAATTGTGCTTCCTACTGCCGAag ATGTGGCCGCCGAGAAAACTCAACAATCTTTAATTTCTGGCATTGCAACTTTTGATCCATCAAATTTAAAGCACACTGAAACTAATGAAAAGAACCCCCTACCGGATAAGGAAG CAATCGATCAAGAAAAGGAAAAGAATCAACTCATTGCTGgcattgaaaattttgattCTAAAAAGTTGAAACACACTGAAACGTGCGAGAAAAATCCATTACCAACGAAGGAAGTCattgaagaagaaaagaagGCTTAA
- the LOC126759424 gene encoding heat shock protein 60A, with translation MLRLPLRLARANIQRQLFVRSYAKDVKFGPEVRALMLQGVDVLADAVAVTMGPKGRNVIIEQSWGSPKITKDGVTVAKSIELKDKFQNIGAKLVQDVANNTNEEAGDGTTTATVLARAIAKEGFEKISKGANPVEIRRGVMLAVDNVKDHLKAMSRPVSTPEEIAQVATISANGDQDVGNLISEAMKRVGRDGVITVKDGKTLSDELEVIEGMKFDRGYISPYFINSSKGAKVEFQDALILLSEKKISSVQSIIPALELANSQRKPLVIIAEDIDGEALSTLVVNRLKIGLQVAAVKAPGFGDNRKSTLTDMAIASGGIVFGDDANLVKLEDVQINDLGKVGEVVITKDDTLLLKGKGKKEDISRRVEQIKDQINETTSEYEKEKLQERLARLASGVALLRVGGSSEVEVNEKKDRVNDALNATRAAVEEGIVPGGGTALLRCIPILEGLKGSNEDQNMGIEIVRRALRMPCMTIAKNAGVDGAMVVAKVETKEGDFGYDALKAEYGNLIEKGIIDPTKVVRTAITDASGVASLLTTAEAVVTEIPKEDAAPGLGGMGGMGGMGGMGGMGGMM, from the exons atGCTTCGCTTACCACTCAGACTTGCTCGCGCAAACATTCAGCGGCAATTGTTTGTCCGCAGCTATGCAAAGGATGTGAAATTCGGACCCGAGGTGCGTGCATTGATGTTGCAAGGTGTTGATGTTCTTGCTGATGCTGTGGCTGTTACTATGGGTCCAAAAGGACGTAATGTTATTATTGAGCAATCTTGGGGTTCACCAAAAATAACCAAGGATGGTGTAACTGTTGCTAAATCTATTGAGTTAAAGgataaattccaaaatattgGTGCAAAGCTGGTTCAAGATGTTGCTAATAATACAAATGAGGAAGCTGGTGATGGTACAACCACAGCTACAGTTTTAGCGCGGGCAATTGCTAAAGaaggttttgaaaaaatctCCAAGGGAGCTAATCCTGTTGAAATCCGCCGTGGTGTTATGCTGGCTGTAGACAATGTTAAAGATCATTTAAAGGCAATGTCCCGCCCAGTTAGTACACCAGAAGAGATTGCGCAAGTCGCAACTATTTCTGCGAATGGAGACCAAGATGTTGGAAATCTGATTAGCGAGGCTATGAAAAGAGTTGGTCGCGACGGTGTTATCACAGTTAAAGATGGCAAAACATTATCGGATGAATTAGAAGTAATTGAGGGCATGAAATTTGACAGAGGATATATTTCTCCATATTTCATCAACTCCTCTAAGGGAGCTAAAGTAGAATTTCAAGATGCTTTAATTTTGTTGTCtgaaaagaaaatttcttcagtGCAAAGCATTATCCCCGCACTTGAATTGGCTAATTCTCAACGTAAACCGTTGGTCATAATTGCTGAAGATATTGATGGTGAAGCCTTAAGCACACTTGTTGTGAATCGACTTAAGATTGGTTTGCAAGTAGCTGCCGTCAAAGCACCAGGTTTCGGTGATAACCGCAAATCTACACTTACTGATATGGCAATTGCATCTGGTGGCATCGTTTTTGGTGACGACGCAAATTTGGTTAAACTTGAAGATGTGCAGATAAATGATCTTGGCAAAGTTGGTGAAGTTGTCATAACCAAGGATGACACCCTACTGCTTAAGGGAAAAGGCAAGAAGGAAGACATTAGTCGCCGTGTTGAACAAATTAAGGATCAAATTAATGAAACTACATCTGAATATGAAAAGGAGAAATTGCAGGAACGTTTGGCGCGTCTAGCTTCTGGAGTAGCATTGTTGCGTGTCGGTGGATCAAGTGAAGTAGAAGTAAACGAAAAGAAGGATCGTGTAAATGATGCCCTCAATGCTACTCGCGCTGCTGTAGAAGAAGGTATAGTTCCTGGAGGTGGTACTGCTCTATTGAGATGTATTCCAATTTTGGAGGGACTAAAGGGATCTAACGAAGATCAG AATATGGGTATCGAGATTGTGCGTCGCGCTCTTCGAATGCCTTGCATGACAATTGCTAAAAACGCTGGCGTTGATGGTGCAATGGTTGTAGCTAAGGTTGAAACAAAAGAAGGAGACTTTGGATATGATGCACTTAAGGCTGAATACGGAAACTTAATCGAGAAGGGCATTATTGATCCAACGAAG GTTGTTCGCACTGCTATCACTGACGCTTCTGGTGTAGCTTCTCTTTTGACCACAGCTGAAGCGGTTGTTACCGAAATTCCAAAGGAAGACGCTGCCCCCGGTCTTGGTGGAATGGGCGGTATGGGCGGCATGGGTGGTATGGGTGGAATGGGAGGAATGATGTAA